One stretch of Paenibacillus sp. FSL R5-0341 DNA includes these proteins:
- a CDS encoding type II toxin-antitoxin system death-on-curing family toxin, translated as MTIFLTIEEVVAAHHFMMKKMNDTAQAGVKDSALLDSAINRPLQSLFGEDAYPSIFDKATALLESLVKNHCFYNGNKRTAYLVTKSFLRVNGYHLQMERKYAVEFMVKIAEGEYTFEKIVRLLEEHSVER; from the coding sequence ATGACCATATTCCTTACCATTGAAGAAGTAGTAGCCGCTCACCATTTTATGATGAAGAAGATGAATGATACAGCACAAGCTGGGGTCAAGGATTCTGCTTTGTTGGATTCTGCGATAAATAGACCTCTCCAAAGTTTGTTTGGAGAGGATGCCTATCCTTCCATATTTGATAAAGCTACTGCCTTATTAGAGTCATTGGTTAAAAACCACTGTTTCTATAACGGAAATAAACGTACAGCTTATCTTGTAACCAAGTCCTTTCTGCGAGTGAATGGGTACCATTTGCAGATGGAACGTAAATATGCCGTTGAATTTATGGTCAAGATTGCCGAAGGCGAGTATACATTTGAAAAGATAGTACGCTTATTAGAAGAACATTCAGTAGAACGCTAG
- a CDS encoding NAD(P)/FAD-dependent oxidoreductase: protein MYDVIVIGGGSAGLMACVAAAEHGASVLLLDKGDQLGRKLGISGGGRCNVTNAKETDELIRHIPGNGRFLYSSFQNLDNQGIMRFFENLGIALKEEDNGRMFPVTDKAKTVVDALVGKIVSLGVEIRTKEPVKELIQNGQQVQGVKLLSGKTILGRSVIIATGGKSVPQTGSTGDGYPWAEAAGHTITELYPTEVPIVSGESWIQSKELQGLSLRDVALSVIDAKGKPVISHRGDMIFTHFGVSGPVALRCSQFIRKVQMKSGNPQVIMSIDLFPELSAGALETQVQQVLEQESRKAVKNILKTWVPERMIPLMMKRAEISDDLTFHHFPKGMLSNLCGLMKAFTFRADGTRSLKEAFVTGGGIHLKEIYPKTMESKLLPGLFFCGEVLDIHGYTGGYNITAAFSTGYTAGMHAAEYKHATS, encoded by the coding sequence ATGTATGATGTCATTGTAATTGGTGGTGGATCTGCGGGCCTGATGGCTTGCGTTGCAGCTGCCGAGCATGGAGCCTCTGTGCTTCTGCTGGATAAAGGAGATCAACTGGGTCGTAAACTCGGCATCTCTGGCGGAGGTCGGTGCAATGTAACCAATGCCAAGGAAACGGATGAACTCATCCGGCATATTCCGGGTAATGGCCGCTTTTTATATAGTTCGTTTCAGAATCTGGACAACCAGGGGATCATGCGTTTTTTTGAGAATCTCGGAATTGCCCTGAAAGAAGAAGATAACGGCAGAATGTTCCCCGTAACCGATAAAGCGAAAACAGTCGTGGATGCATTGGTAGGCAAAATCGTCTCCCTCGGCGTTGAGATTCGCACCAAAGAACCGGTTAAGGAACTCATTCAGAACGGTCAGCAGGTACAGGGTGTTAAATTGCTCTCAGGTAAAACCATCCTTGGACGCTCTGTTATTATCGCTACTGGCGGCAAATCCGTGCCTCAAACTGGATCAACCGGAGATGGTTATCCTTGGGCCGAAGCTGCCGGTCATACGATTACAGAGTTATATCCAACTGAAGTGCCTATTGTGTCTGGGGAGAGTTGGATTCAGTCCAAGGAACTGCAAGGTTTATCCTTGAGAGATGTCGCTTTATCTGTTATCGACGCCAAAGGAAAACCCGTCATCTCCCATCGCGGGGATATGATTTTCACGCATTTTGGTGTGTCCGGACCGGTCGCACTGCGTTGCAGCCAATTTATCCGCAAGGTTCAGATGAAGTCTGGAAACCCACAGGTTATCATGAGCATTGATCTGTTCCCTGAACTGTCCGCAGGTGCATTGGAAACCCAGGTCCAACAGGTATTGGAACAAGAATCCCGCAAGGCTGTCAAAAACATACTAAAAACATGGGTTCCGGAACGCATGATTCCATTAATGATGAAACGTGCGGAGATCAGCGATGACCTCACGTTCCACCATTTTCCCAAAGGCATGTTAAGCAATTTGTGCGGGCTAATGAAGGCTTTTACCTTCCGTGCAGACGGAACAAGATCGCTCAAAGAAGCCTTCGTTACTGGGGGAGGAATCCACTTAAAGGAGATATACCCAAAAACAATGGAATCCAAGCTGCTGCCTGGACTATTCTTTTGCGGTGAAGTTTTGGATATTCACGGCTACACTGGGGGGTATAATATCACCGCTGCTTTCTCCACAGGATATACGGCTGGTATGCATGCGGCTGAATATAAACACGCCACATCATAA
- a CDS encoding AbrB/MazE/SpoVT family DNA-binding domain-containing protein: MNGGAQMKEEHSKRKILSRKIGKMGNSLGVSLPKVLIDKLHVSQGDEIEFIENSQGEIVLKKVKQMKIPENVRPEVLEAFFDVFEEDEDILNDLRDR, from the coding sequence ATGAATGGTGGGGCTCAGATGAAAGAGGAGCATTCCAAAAGAAAAATCCTTTCTCGCAAAATAGGCAAAATGGGAAACAGCTTGGGCGTTAGCTTGCCCAAAGTTTTGATTGATAAGCTCCATGTTTCTCAGGGCGATGAGATTGAATTTATTGAAAACAGTCAGGGAGAAATTGTACTAAAAAAGGTGAAACAAATGAAAATACCCGAAAATGTAAGACCCGAAGTACTGGAAGCTTTCTTCGACGTTTTCGAAGAAGATGAGGATATCCTCAATGATTTAAGGGATCGTTAA
- a CDS encoding MarR family transcriptional regulator — MLELQEIGAERSLHLYRTLAQTFKSVNEHAVSGSKVHGFNPTAYGVLEVLYMKGAQPIQQVGAQLLLQSGNVTYVIDKLEQKGLLLRKHCPQDRRIIFVELTEEGQRTMDEIYPGYAVKIDRAVSGLSEEDKELLSELLGRLAHSADRLSASS, encoded by the coding sequence ATGCTGGAATTACAAGAAATTGGAGCCGAACGTTCACTTCATCTGTACCGCACCTTGGCCCAGACATTCAAGAGCGTGAATGAACACGCTGTATCCGGAAGCAAAGTGCATGGCTTCAACCCCACCGCATACGGGGTGCTCGAAGTGTTATATATGAAAGGAGCTCAGCCGATTCAACAGGTTGGTGCACAACTTCTGCTGCAAAGTGGAAATGTGACCTATGTGATTGATAAGCTGGAGCAAAAAGGACTGTTACTCCGTAAGCATTGTCCGCAAGATAGACGTATCATCTTTGTGGAATTGACCGAAGAAGGTCAGCGCACCATGGATGAAATCTATCCAGGCTATGCGGTGAAGATCGACCGTGCTGTCAGTGGATTGAGCGAGGAAGATAAGGAACTGCTGTCCGAACTTTTGGGAAGGCTTGCACATTCTGCAGATCGTTTATCAGCAAGCAGTTAG
- a CDS encoding MFS transporter produces the protein MTSELTFEAQRPLKNNRSFVTLMVAQAISNLGDWLHLLAILTLVGIRWNATPWEITFVMLSAALPMLVTGPFAGALADRMNRKWLMIAADGARIVIVGALIFADQIWHVYILLVLKSLFDVIFSPAKNGKLKEIVPHEQLAQAVSISSVIEQLSKIIGPALGGLLVAAFGITWCFVLDSASFLISGIILLWIPGTRVIQTAIHNVTEVEEETAGDVNNRRKNSFWKETLEGIRMLATLPHVGTSLILLASAILFLQFADSQTVVLFRQLPCISSDLLGWCVAASGVGTLIAAMSVRKWRQAGHVLKMGLGTSLTGLVIGTAGIIVVAWPSAGLSAHLLLITLFALAGIGIGFAVVPFQILLQEQTPEAMTGRVFGTVGSVMTASNIMGPVVGGFTVTSFGVVPAFVCSGILLTLLGLIYLMKRNGKKVDMKGSIAPKSMTAGD, from the coding sequence ATGACAAGTGAGTTAACATTTGAAGCACAACGACCGCTGAAGAATAACCGATCTTTTGTAACATTGATGGTGGCACAGGCCATCTCCAATCTGGGGGACTGGCTGCATCTGCTGGCGATCCTGACACTCGTAGGTATCCGCTGGAATGCAACGCCGTGGGAGATTACGTTTGTCATGTTGTCCGCAGCATTACCCATGTTGGTGACGGGGCCGTTTGCTGGAGCACTCGCGGATCGGATGAATCGCAAATGGTTGATGATTGCTGCTGATGGCGCGCGAATCGTCATCGTGGGTGCGTTGATTTTTGCCGACCAGATCTGGCACGTCTACATACTGCTTGTCCTCAAATCTCTGTTTGATGTCATCTTTTCTCCTGCCAAAAACGGAAAGCTAAAGGAAATTGTACCGCATGAACAGCTTGCACAAGCGGTATCCATCAGCTCAGTGATTGAACAGTTGTCCAAAATTATCGGTCCAGCGCTTGGTGGACTGTTGGTAGCTGCTTTTGGCATTACCTGGTGTTTTGTTCTCGATTCAGCGTCTTTTCTAATCTCCGGCATCATTTTATTGTGGATTCCTGGAACTCGGGTGATCCAAACCGCAATTCATAACGTAACAGAAGTAGAGGAAGAGACAGCTGGGGATGTTAACAACCGCCGAAAAAACTCTTTTTGGAAAGAAACATTGGAGGGCATCCGCATGCTCGCTACTCTTCCCCACGTAGGAACGTCTCTGATCTTGCTTGCTTCAGCCATACTATTTTTGCAATTTGCCGATTCACAGACTGTGGTGTTATTTAGACAGCTTCCCTGCATTTCAAGTGATCTGCTGGGATGGTGCGTGGCGGCCAGTGGTGTAGGAACATTAATTGCAGCGATGAGTGTGCGGAAGTGGAGGCAAGCAGGGCATGTTTTGAAAATGGGTCTGGGAACCTCGCTCACGGGTCTGGTCATTGGTACAGCCGGAATCATTGTCGTGGCCTGGCCATCTGCTGGACTTAGTGCGCACCTGCTGCTTATAACCTTGTTTGCCTTGGCGGGAATCGGAATCGGGTTTGCAGTGGTACCCTTCCAGATCCTGTTGCAGGAACAGACACCTGAGGCGATGACAGGCAGGGTGTTTGGAACGGTAGGAAGCGTGATGACAGCCAGTAATATTATGGGTCCGGTAGTCGGTGGATTCACGGTCACCTCGTTCGGCGTCGTACCGGCTTTTGTCTGTTCGGGCATTTTGCTGACCTTGCTTGGGTTGATTTATTTGATGAAACGCAACGGGAAAAAAGTCGATATGAAAGGCTCCATTGCGCCAAAGAGCATGACTGCGGGCGACTGA
- a CDS encoding ABC transporter ATP-binding protein encodes MGTEYKSTEIQESILDVHITEAGYEPGQSTIRNIRMNVARGELVGIIGPNGAGKSTTIKTLLGLLEHAKYEVTIGGDGRYAYIPEQPVFYEYMTLWEHLDLAAAAYEMEEEGFVARAEELLVRFSMDHVRNDLPASFSKGMRQKMMLMIGFLSSPDIYIVDEPFIGLDPRATKDFLKLLDDERRRGAGVLMSTHVLDTAERICDRFILIASGRSAAEGTLDEIREAAGLPEASLFDCFDVLTS; translated from the coding sequence ATGGGAACGGAATATAAAAGCACGGAAATACAGGAGTCCATATTAGACGTACATATTACCGAGGCAGGATACGAGCCGGGACAATCGACCATACGCAATATTCGAATGAATGTGGCGCGGGGAGAGCTGGTAGGTATTATCGGACCGAATGGTGCGGGCAAAAGTACCACGATCAAAACGCTGCTGGGTCTGCTGGAACATGCGAAATATGAAGTGACGATTGGAGGAGATGGTCGTTATGCCTATATCCCGGAGCAACCGGTTTTTTATGAATATATGACCCTGTGGGAACATCTTGATCTGGCTGCAGCGGCGTATGAAATGGAGGAAGAAGGTTTTGTTGCCAGAGCGGAGGAGCTGTTGGTTCGTTTCAGTATGGACCATGTTCGGAATGATCTTCCAGCCAGTTTTTCGAAGGGCATGCGGCAGAAAATGATGCTGATGATCGGATTTCTGTCTTCGCCGGATATCTATATTGTGGACGAGCCATTCATCGGACTGGACCCTCGTGCAACCAAGGATTTTCTAAAATTACTTGATGATGAACGTCGCCGCGGTGCGGGTGTGCTCATGTCTACGCATGTGCTGGATACCGCTGAACGAATCTGCGACCGGTTTATTCTGATTGCTTCGGGCAGATCTGCTGCCGAGGGAACATTGGATGAAATCCGTGAAGCGGCAGGATTGCCGGAAGCCTCTTTGTTTGACTGTTTTGATGTACTGACGTCTTAG
- a CDS encoding ABC transporter permease produces METSQRYTPLRLYRRRRKEHFREQMKNLRLVVDWTVWVYLLVPGLLYLIGWYTSLWTKSLPAWATGLPLPVLTGLIDVIMLTGGVLIFVEEADVLFLKSRPLWMHTLMRQGIYRACLQHLGKMILVTALTAPLWSRVYEMSNLQIVLMAVWFGAVASFQAITLHMTKVRLTGWRRWIQMIPLVIGIGYMTIHATSWMHGQTWKISFGIGVIMLLLITVGQMRLLMKGTFEGDVREDLRSRLQLTALMLSRAVSKPKAPRTRSIIFRKPRKLLRNRSIANRTAEIAFKAFFRNSATMKLYLQLGGLSIAAVALPPFPVNVIVCALLIIMLTVMFYRSWDVFATSDYVQLITYDSEALHRAGSMMVRMLFVPIGILMGFTLGLAWLGWIVGILTAAGAVAFGLCVLSIAGWVRLTRA; encoded by the coding sequence ATGGAAACTTCCCAGCGTTATACCCCACTTCGTTTATACAGGCGAAGACGCAAAGAGCACTTCAGGGAACAAATGAAAAATCTCAGACTCGTCGTGGATTGGACGGTGTGGGTATATCTGCTTGTTCCGGGTCTACTCTATCTGATTGGGTGGTACACGAGTCTGTGGACCAAATCGCTGCCTGCTTGGGCGACAGGATTACCACTACCCGTACTGACCGGGCTGATCGACGTCATTATGCTTACAGGGGGTGTGTTGATATTTGTGGAGGAAGCGGATGTATTGTTTCTGAAATCAAGGCCGTTGTGGATGCACACGTTAATGAGGCAGGGGATCTACCGCGCCTGTCTGCAACATCTGGGCAAAATGATCTTGGTTACAGCACTCACTGCACCTCTGTGGTCCCGTGTCTATGAGATGTCGAATCTTCAGATTGTTCTTATGGCTGTCTGGTTCGGTGCAGTAGCTTCATTCCAGGCCATAACACTACATATGACGAAGGTTCGACTTACAGGATGGCGACGCTGGATTCAGATGATCCCTCTCGTCATCGGCATAGGTTATATGACCATTCATGCGACATCATGGATGCATGGGCAGACGTGGAAAATCAGTTTCGGTATCGGGGTGATCATGCTTCTTCTGATTACAGTCGGACAGATGAGGCTCTTGATGAAGGGAACGTTTGAAGGGGATGTACGGGAGGATCTGCGGAGCAGGCTGCAGCTTACAGCTCTAATGTTAAGCCGGGCGGTGAGTAAACCGAAAGCCCCGCGAACAAGGTCCATCATCTTCCGCAAACCGCGTAAACTGTTACGCAATCGTTCCATCGCGAATCGCACAGCGGAGATTGCGTTCAAGGCATTTTTCCGAAACTCAGCTACGATGAAATTGTATTTGCAGCTTGGAGGGCTATCCATCGCAGCAGTCGCATTACCACCTTTTCCGGTCAACGTCATCGTGTGTGCGTTATTAATCATCATGTTGACGGTAATGTTTTATCGTTCCTGGGATGTTTTTGCCACGTCCGACTATGTTCAGCTCATAACGTATGACTCGGAGGCGCTGCATCGTGCAGGTTCGATGATGGTTCGGATGTTATTCGTCCCGATTGGCATTCTTATGGGATTCACGCTGGGATTGGCCTGGCTCGGGTGGATCGTCGGTATTCTGACAGCCGCAGGTGCGGTGGCCTTTGGACTCTGTGTGTTATCTATTGCCGGATGGGTTCGGCTGACCCGGGCCTAG
- a CDS encoding MDR family MFS transporter — protein sequence MKRSFILTGLLLATFLSAIEGTVIGPAGPTIVSELGSVQLLSWIFTAYLLTMAVSTPIFGKISDLYGRKPVFLIGCALFLLGSLLCCLSQNMEQLIIFRAIQGIGAGAVVPVTFTIIGDIYAIEERGKIQGWISSVWGISSLAGPLLGGYFVDNLGWQWIFGFNVPFGLLAMWFVFRYLKEDISPRTAKIDYVGALTFTVGITALLFVLSAGGQYYAWSSPLIVGLSVIAALFIILFFVVEKRAQAPMVPLHLFRIRDIRVANIAGLLTSTLMIGLTSYLPLWVQGVRGGNATESGLLLAPMSVGWLIGSVLAGRLLMKIGSRMTALIGLTGIAIGSGGLFLVGGTSPQAVLFILTFIYGLGFGFAFTIFTIIAQSSVGYKERGSSTALHTFMRTLGQTIGAAAFGTWLNYRISTLSNEQNLAEAGISENDLNELLAPHTDAALSDDKWALLRNVLEGSLHSLFVIMFVIALVSWVTTLALRKRLILPEDADAPPQPQASK from the coding sequence TTGAAGCGCAGTTTCATCTTGACGGGGCTGTTGCTCGCGACATTTCTGTCAGCGATAGAAGGCACCGTGATTGGCCCAGCGGGACCAACCATTGTCAGTGAACTGGGGAGTGTACAGCTGCTTAGCTGGATTTTCACCGCATATCTGCTGACGATGGCTGTAAGTACACCCATTTTCGGCAAAATCAGTGACTTGTATGGACGAAAGCCTGTATTTCTGATTGGCTGTGCCTTATTTTTACTGGGTTCACTCCTGTGCTGTCTGTCGCAGAATATGGAGCAATTGATTATTTTCCGTGCTATTCAGGGGATTGGTGCGGGTGCGGTAGTTCCTGTTACGTTTACGATTATCGGAGACATCTACGCCATTGAAGAACGTGGCAAAATTCAGGGCTGGATCAGCTCCGTGTGGGGTATTTCCTCTCTGGCGGGTCCATTGCTTGGTGGTTATTTTGTAGATAATCTGGGCTGGCAGTGGATCTTTGGTTTTAATGTGCCATTTGGTCTGCTCGCGATGTGGTTTGTATTTCGTTATCTGAAGGAAGATATCTCTCCGCGTACAGCCAAAATTGACTATGTCGGTGCGCTGACCTTCACGGTGGGCATTACCGCATTGTTATTTGTCCTGTCGGCGGGTGGACAGTATTATGCCTGGAGTTCTCCGTTGATTGTAGGACTGAGTGTGATTGCCGCTCTGTTTATCATTTTATTTTTCGTGGTGGAAAAAAGAGCTCAGGCTCCAATGGTTCCTCTACATCTGTTCCGAATTCGGGACATCCGTGTGGCGAATATCGCCGGATTGCTAACCAGCACTCTGATGATCGGTCTAACCAGTTATTTGCCGCTCTGGGTGCAGGGGGTTCGGGGAGGTAATGCGACGGAATCCGGGCTGTTGCTCGCACCGATGTCGGTGGGCTGGCTCATTGGTAGTGTGTTGGCAGGCCGCCTGTTAATGAAAATTGGATCACGTATGACCGCATTGATTGGATTAACAGGAATTGCGATTGGATCGGGTGGACTCTTTCTGGTGGGCGGGACATCCCCGCAGGCCGTGCTCTTCATATTGACCTTTATTTATGGTCTCGGCTTCGGATTTGCGTTTACGATCTTCACTATTATTGCGCAGTCCTCCGTAGGGTATAAGGAGCGTGGCTCCTCTACGGCACTGCATACGTTCATGCGTACGTTGGGACAGACGATTGGTGCAGCGGCTTTTGGTACCTGGTTGAACTATCGGATCTCCACGTTATCGAATGAACAGAATCTAGCGGAGGCCGGAATTTCGGAAAATGATCTGAATGAACTGCTCGCACCACATACGGATGCTGCTCTGTCGGATGACAAATGGGCGCTGCTGCGTAACGTGCTGGAAGGAAGTTTGCATTCCCTGTTTGTCATTATGTTTGTCATTGCATTGGTCTCGTGGGTAACGACGCTGGCTCTACGCAAACGTTTAATTCTACCCGAAGATGCAGATGCTCCACCGCAGCCACAAGCATCAAAGTAA